The DNA segment TGATAGTATAGTCTTCTCGATATTCCTTAGCATTGTGTCAGATTGCCTTGTCCAGCTGAACCATACTCCAGTCCAACTGtaacttataattacttattacaatCCATAAACAATTTACTGTAATATTTGTGATTCCACAAccttttatacaaacaaagaaaatgcaaacaaattaatacacTTCTTACTACACTAACAAACTACAAGTTAAGAAGTTTGTAAATGTAGGTTTGAAATCCTATTTTACTACTTTCACAATTAGAAATCTGAAGTCTATGGCCAATATTCATACAAACTCAACCTGTGTTATATCAATGTTTTAAGTGAAATACTTCTTACTCTCTTTccatcaaataatattaatgctaTGGTGAAAAGAGACATTAGTGCTTTTGTTTATAGTGTTTAAGTAGCCTGGTATAgtctatatgaatatttatcgCAGTTATAAGGAATCAAGAAATACTgtacatatatctatataagctgataataaaatatcttacttccaaattatggaaaaaatatttccaatcCATGCTCTGCTTAAAAAACTGCAAGACAACATTTCACATAAACAACACATAACCAAACAATccattgtatataaaattaaaaatgtatgttatggAGTGGAATTATTTGATACTATGAGAGACAAAGTCTTGAATGTACTAGTGTACTAACATAAACGGTATAGAATATTATCagtagttatataaatacaatcacTGAATTCAATAGCAATTCctgattattgtaattaactaaatagcattataaaatttactgaattaaaaaatgttaacacTACAACAATGTAACACAAAGCAAACAATTAATGACTCATGCAGAAACAGTGCAATAATAAACTTGCTTGTCTGCTCCCATTGATAATACTCAATTTCTActgaaaattattgaatatgtTTATGACAACtacaatatagttttattaaaatatatagtggaacattttatattaacttaatttattttttactgtaataTATGAAGGCAATTAAgtgttatatttcatttatttcaatttgtaaAATGTGAAATGTAGGAAGAGTTCTAGAATAAACAAAGATAAACAATGACTATGTTACTTTAGCTAGCCAGCTGGAGAGAATGTTTTACCTCTGACTAtgttttaatctaaaaaatatatgaaatactaATGGCATGTCATAGTGTACCCAAATACAATAAGATGAAGTGTTTAAATGTAGCAGAAAGATAAAATTCTTGcacctaaaaatataagttatgaAATGATTTCAGTTTGTGGGACCTAaggattttattcattatagcATATTATTGTGCAATACTTGTTAACATATATAGTACGTATACCTGGATTCCGTAGTTGAAAGATTTAATTCACTGCccatttggttttaatttaaaaaagcattCCAATGAGAAACTTTATCTTAAAACAAGCAGGGAAATTAGTTGATACGTAATAAACCATACACCTCctaattttaacaaacaagATTTATCCACTTGAACTTTGGTTACTAATTTCCAATTATGTGTTAATCAGAGGCCAGAGCaagcaattttaaaatatttttacttgagTTTACTTATTGTCATGTTGACTATGACAATTTACAActtatcaaaatcaaaatgtcAGAAAGCATTAGgatattttatgatacaatatgtattaaaaaataatgtaaccgTAGCGATGGATTGTTTGTCAtgctaattaatataagctttaaatatatttttcccgcggtgttattattaaatatttctacctTTTCGGTTCATTTAAATTGTACAACTTCAAGGCTGTTCAAGCTATATCTTGTAGTCGTGTGTTTGACCTTCGGCTCGCAACACTGCGGATTGATTTTTCTCTACccacataattattaactaataactatatattataataagcgTAGgcttatttgtatgtaatagaaaactaaagttatattattatttaagtgatcgtctaaatatttattctcattgccttgataatatttatataaaacaattattataaatctttggtcagtatttatttacattgaaaaaCTTTTTGGCATTCAACAAATATGTGCGATATATCTTTGTTATACGACTAATGCCCGATATCTTAAACTTAGcataatagtttattataaataaaatttattattaatattatagtatttaatacattaatatgtaGTTATCTTTCATTAGTGTTTAGCTTATTTGCATATTACACataaatgtactttattattaaggcATTgcgtttctataaaaaagtgcTTGTATTGGTTAATGTATCCATAGcaacagaaatatacatattacatgagccatagtatttaaatagaatcaaaatagtttttaagctAAAATGCAAATATCTTCCCTTCAACCCGTATTTAAGTTGGAATTAAACCACAAAGTAACGCCTGGCGTTGTTATAATAGCTAAATACGATGGAACACATCCTTGCTTGACAGCATCTGCTGGATACGATAAAGTACGTATAGCTGTGAGACTCAAATAAGActcatttttaatactaacttataaatattttattagatcaTAATTCATCACCCTCATGGCCTTGTTGGCGGTCGTGCACAGCGATCAGAGGCACATGCTGAGGTTTCTGAGCTTAACCTTAGCCAAGCTGTTAAAGCACTTGCTGCTGGACCACTTAAAGATGACTGTACCAGAGATATGCTTCTTATTGGTTCGCCTACTCAAATATTGGGTACGAAATGACACGattgataataattgttcTCTAAAAAACTcttaattatagtaattagtaatgaaaatttaagtatTCTTACTAAATAAGTTTCGTCAATTGAAATTCTTACCCACGTTATTGTTTCTTTTACACACGATTTCCAGCCTACGACGTTCACGAAAACACTGACTTGTTCTTCAAAGAAGTGCCAGATGgcgtaaatgttataaatacaggtaGAGTTGGTAATAGCAGTGAAATGTTAGCTGTTGTGGGTGGAAATAGTTCCGTGATAGGTCTGAACGGAAAAGGTGAGGAAATCTTTTGGAACGTAGTTAGCGGCAGGGTAGTCGCTGTGACTGTATTCGACTTTGATAAGGATGGAGAAAATGAGGTGAGTATTTGcaacaatttaaattctatttaccctatttataacaaacatttaaaccaTATCAAACTACTCTACGTCCTTGGGTCGCGCCGTCGTTGGTATGTTACCGgcatcttttatttttttaaatcgtttattttataagccaTACATCTAATGATTAAGGCGGCCGGTAGGGTACCGGCatcataatgaaaaaaaatacctatggAACTAAaggataataatttacattttggcGTAAGAAATGATAAGACCTACGCtttaaatgtttctatttttttccttttagcTTCTAATAGGTTGTGAAGATTCATTTATAAGGGTTATGAAAAACAACCAATTTATGGTGGAACTTCCTGAAACCGGCTCGGTGCTCTGTTTATCTCCAATATCCGATGTTCGCTTCGCCTATGGGCTTGCAAACGGTACTATAGGAGTTTACGAAGAAGGAATACGTTTATGGAGAGTGAAGGTAAGAACACTTTAAGCTTGTATTTGTCACTTAAGACCATCTTTTGTTGGAGTTGTAATATTGGAATGAGCTGGCCCGTCTGAGTTGCTGAAGCCACAGAAGactgatataatatttgtctgttgagaaaaatataaaaaacaacagTCAGTTTAAGCTTGAGGTGTTATATACAGAgggattatataaatttataagacgCAAAAAACACGAACGGTATATAACATGATAGTATGATTACAATACTCATGTATGTGTTGTCATCAATATAGTATGATTTCAGTCAAAACAAAATGCAGTATCCCTGCAAAGTTCCGGCGAATGGCTTGTATGTTGTTGGACCAATGGTCGAGTGGACTGGCGAGATGGTACCGGCCGTGTTGTGAGAAGAGTTCAACTTCGATCTAATTCCGCTGGAATGTTGCTGGCAGATTATCGCTCACTTGGCGTTCCAGATTTAGTTTGCGTTTCTGATAGGGGTgaaggtataaaaaatattggcatatatttatttatatgtattgtatatccagtgttttctttattaaaataattggtatGAATTTTGATAACACATAACCTTTTCTGcagtaataagtaaaaaaactttccAACAGTATTAGGTTACCCTCCCCACCAAGAAAGTTCAGGCTTTAATATTACCAAAAAATATGCATCGGAGGAGGACCGTCTTGCAATAACTGAGTTGATGAATAAGAAACAAGCCTTGATGGTTGAACTCCAACATTATGAAGCTAATGCTGCTGTGGACAACTCTAATGCAGATTTAGGACATAAACCATCATCAGCCATGCCTACTAATACAAGACTTCAAGTTGCTGTAACTACAGATTGTgatgaagtaaatattttcactTGAAGTGTAATATGTTGTGACAAGACAATCTAGCCCAGTGTCTCCCAAATATTCTTATGTATctctatgttatatttaatataaaaaaaattgttcatttaaaaattcaagcTTAGGTTTAAGGgagaatttacaaattatgtgGCGCCTCGTGTTGAGTGGGCACTGATCTAGCCTTATTAAGACTAAAtagaaagtaatttaagtctaacctattttacttactatttattaaagatatttaacttAAGAATGTggccacattttttttaaggaaaagcCACTGTATCCTAGTGCTCTTTTTTATACTTGCCTTTGTTTAGCACATTGTTATTACTCTTATTTGCTAATCATCCAGAATATATTGAgtctatgttttattatgaacCATTCTCTGACTTAGGGTTGCATACAGCTTGCAATTTCAACAAACAATGAAACCATAGTGCGAGCAGCCCTCATTTTAGCTGAAGGTGTTTTTGAAACTGGTGAAACATTAGCTCGTCATCCTTCTCATGGCCAGCTACGCCCTATACTTTTTATACCACTTAGACCACCAAGAGATGTTCCAATTGATGTTCATATAAAGGTGAGGActgttttacaaatttaaagagtTGATGATGATAAGAGAAATTCTTTGGTTGTTTTTAGGCGCTGATTGGCTATCCTGATAGTGaacaatttcatatttttgaattgaCAAAACACCTACCACGCTTTTCAATGTATAAACTGATAGATGCCACTACCCAAAAACCAAAAATAGATGGAAATGTAACATTTCACATCACTGAAAGAGTTCAGAGGATTTATATTTGGATAAACCAAAACTTCCTTTTAGAGCAAGAAATTGAAATAGGGAATGAAGAAGCCAAAGATATTAATCTAAATTTCATGTCTCTTCGCGATCAAAGTAATTTACATATGACCTTTAATGTGGATGGTCAGGTCAAACTATCTACAAATGACATGAGATTAGCTGGAGACCTGATACAGAGTTTAGCAACTTTTTTGAATCTAAGCAATCTACAGGTatgcaattttatttcttagattccatttaaaatataaaacaaaaattgtgctttttaaatatttattataatttagtttacaaatttagtaaatttagaGATACTCACTGGCCATAGAGTTCTACAAAGCCCACACACTTGACTggattaaagaaaaacatgttGTTGTGTGGGGGCTCCCTTTGACTCACTGCTTTTACTATCTCTTGCCCAATGACTCCACCCATGACTGCTGCTGCACCGGACACAATTCCAAATACATCAGTCAATATTGCATCACTTACAAATCCAGCTGGAAGGTTTAACTCCTTAACAAGTTCATTTCTCATTTTGAAGATAATCTCAGTGTCTGCTTTACGTTTAGCAGGATCAGGGTTCCTATTATATTCATCGCGGAAACGTAAGAGAATTTTCATTACAAAGTAGGAGGGATCTCCACGACGTAGTCTTGATCGTAGTTCAGGTTTGGACCAATCAGCAGATAATGCATTTTGTAGTGGGACATATATTGCTCGTCGTTTCACAGTGATTGTAACTGTTTCACGAGCATTCTTCTCAGAATCATCTGGCCCTCGTTTAACAGCCTTGTGTTGAACTATTTCCTCTGAGTATTCGTGATCCACTAAATCTGTAAACATGTAGCCGAACATGCCCCAAACGTCACCGCAAAGGAACTTTTTGTTACAATCTCGACAGGCATTATTAATACGTTCCAATTGTTCTTGTTTTAAGCCTGTTGCGCAGACTATGTCAAATTCAGTAAAAAAACTGTCTGGTAAATCATCTACTGCTTTTTTTTCTGATGTCACATCAACCATGGGGTTCAATGCTCTAGCTCGTAATAAGGACGCCTCAGCTCTGTTTTCCCCGATTTTATCAGGTGGCGCTAAAAACTGGGAATACTGGTCGGTTTCTCTCAATTTCTCGTTATCTAGCAGACACACACTCTTAACTCCAGAAAGTATAATGTTTTTAGCAATTTCGGCGCCGAGGCCGGACAAGCCGATCACGAGAACTTTAGAAGCGCGTAATCTTTTTTGAGATTCTAAGCCCCACAAACGTATTTGACGGTCATATTGTTCTGCCTCAGCTTCAGACAACtccatttcattattttcgaCCATTTCGGTTgagtttaaacaaatatttgttaaaaataaactcgGTAACAAGCCGATGAGCGATTCCAcgctattgttatttattgtcaGATGCCAAGAAAcgtttgtttgaattttgacAGCCACGACTGACATtatgtactttatattatacagattataaatataattctaacgTTAAAAACTAGAACCAAACATGTTACTTCAACTTGTATTTACGCATGTTTGTTGTGTTGTTGTTTACAAACTATCTTTGATGGACCTTCTGCTGACCTAACATCCAGAAGATTACTAAGTTTCATTTGGAGAAAAAGGCCTCCAAGAAGCTCGGTGTGTTCAGTTAAGGCAGGCAAGCAAGTGACACCTTATGTTTCGTTTCTCAATTGAGCCTTATTTAAGACAGTCACACCACCACAATGTGGATATTTCCAGACCAAGTCGATTTATGGTCCTCTACAGGACAGGGCCTATTCCCCCCtgtttttgatatataaaaaagttgatTATCTAAAGATTTTTTACAGTCATGCGCACATTTTCCGGTCGCAGAGGAAAAATTATGGGCTGAAATGTTTAATGCGACCGAGCACGGTGAAACAAGGTCGCGGTTGGCAGCTGAAAGTGCTGAGAAAGCTCAAATGATAACAGCTTTACTGCCGGCTGCTATAGATGCTGCGTCTTATgacatgtaataatattttaattaaatttttcttaggGTTTGATTTAATAGTTACCTATGATGTCGAgtcatatcatttattttaattatttattgtactagcagactcggccaagcgttgctgtggctaaggtatttgttatattacatcctagtaaactattcaagggaaacggtggtacttttaacacagcgcaatctgttagaattgtatcaaataattagcaataaaatgaaattgcaactataattaaatatctaagctatcctatctcctaagttggaccagactgctcacggtgtgccaatttaatatcggttaagtagtttaggagtccattgcGGACAGGAGATttacatatcttaatatatatatttcttgtgtgcgtgtgtatgtgactgaactcctcctaaacgcctggaccgatttagacgaaattttttgtgtgtgttcaaggggatctgggaatggtttagattcacaattttgaccgctggacaatgtttttttaattaattttcaatttattagttgttgttgattttggaatgttttacattggatccgacagacggcgctaccatcgcagtgtcaaattttaaataatattcgaattttaatctgtcccgaaatttaaaaaaagttttgttatcattgtgttatatcgtgtgtgaccatgtgctggatcgttagatattgtcaacATACAAcatcataacatttgaataataattttcatcaaaatggcttattaaaaattgaaattttgaaattaaagacgtgtagacaggacaacgtctgtcggatccgctagtattaagataaaaagcAATGCAGCCGATAACTAAATGATTATGTAGATGGTGCTCAGATATTACAAATACTtactatagattttttaattatacagctTTAGCGTGCGTGGACTTTATATACTTACGTCAGTTATTAAAATGGTTGTTTTAGAAAGGAAATGTTAAATCGATATAAAGACGTTATGCTACTTAATGACGAATTACTAATTGGATGTCACGTACGACGATCATCACAGGAACAAACTGTTACCTCTTTAAAAAACCTTCATGGTATACTCCAACAAGCGGCAAGACTTCGTGGTAAGTGAAGTTTTGGAGAAACTGACTAGCttaaaaatgtcatttaaattattaatttaatagagtTGAGTGACAAATAAGTGTCGTATAAATTTATCTTATCTgagaaatgttaaataaaacacatctATTTCATTCGTTTAGGGTTTcccaacgcac comes from the Pieris rapae chromosome 3, ilPieRapa1.1, whole genome shotgun sequence genome and includes:
- the LOC111002614 gene encoding Bardet-Biedl syndrome 2 protein isoform X1, whose amino-acid sequence is MQISSLQPVFKLELNHKVTPGVVIIAKYDGTHPCLTASAGYDKIIIHHPHGLVGGRAQRSEAHAEVSELNLSQAVKALAAGPLKDDCTRDMLLIGSPTQILAYDVHENTDLFFKEVPDGVNVINTGRVGNSSEMLAVVGGNSSVIGLNGKGEEIFWNVVSGRVVAVTVFDFDKDGENELLIGCEDSFIRVMKNNQFMVELPETGSVLCLSPISDVRFAYGLANGTIGVYEEGIRLWRVKSKQNAVSLQSSGEWLVCCWTNGRVDWRDGTGRVVRRVQLRSNSAGMLLADYRSLGVPDLVCVSDRGEVLGYPPHQESSGFNITKKYASEEDRLAITELMNKKQALMVELQHYEANAAVDNSNADLGHKPSSAMPTNTRLQVAVTTDCDEGCIQLAISTNNETIVRAALILAEGVFETGETLARHPSHGQLRPILFIPLRPPRDVPIDVHIKALIGYPDSEQFHIFELTKHLPRFSMYKLIDATTQKPKIDGNVTFHITERVQRIYIWINQNFLLEQEIEIGNEEAKDINLNFMSLRDQSNLHMTFNVDGQVKLSTNDMRLAGDLIQSLATFLNLSNLQSCAHFPVAEEKLWAEMFNATEHGETRSRLAAESAEKAQMITALLPAAIDAASYDIKEMLNRYKDVMLLNDELLIGCHVRRSSQEQTVTSLKNLHGILQQAARLRVGKYGKAVVTACRKAVQDNNIDALIKILRVGDS
- the LOC111002614 gene encoding Bardet-Biedl syndrome 2 protein homolog isoform X2, whose amino-acid sequence is MQISSLQPVFKLELNHKVTPGVVIIAKYDGTHPCLTASAGYDKIIIHHPHGLVGGRAQRSEAHAEVSELNLSQAVKALAAGPLKDDCTRDMLLIGSPTQILAYDVHENTDLFFKEVPDGVNVINTGRVGNSSEMLAVVGGNSSVIGLNGKGEEIFWNVVSGRVVAVTVFDFDKDGENELLIGCEDSFIRVMKNNQFMVELPETGSVLCLSPISDVRFAYGLANGTIGVYEEGIRLWRVKSKQNAVSLQSSGEWLVCCWTNGRVDWRDGTGRVVRRVQLRSNSAGMLLADYRSLGVPDLVCVSDRGEVLGYPPHQESSGFNITKKYASEEDRLAITELMNKKQALMVELQHYEANAAVDNSNADLGHKPSSAMPTNTRLQVAVTTDCDEGCIQLAISTNNETIVRAALILAEGVFETGETLARHPSHGQLRPILFIPLRPPRDVPIDVHIKALIGYPDSEQFHIFELTKHLPRFSMYKLIDATTQKPKIDGNVTFHITERVQRIYIWINQNFLLEQEIEIGNEEAKDINLNFMSLRDQSNLHMTFNVDGQVKLSTNDMRLAGDLIQSLATFLNLSNLQSCAHFPVAEEKLWAEMFNATEHGETRSRLAAESAEKAQMITALLPAAIDAASYDIW
- the LOC111002616 gene encoding SUMO-activating enzyme subunit 1, which produces MVENNEMELSEAEAEQYDRQIRLWGLESQKRLRASKVLVIGLSGLGAEIAKNIILSGVKSVCLLDNEKLRETDQYSQFLAPPDKIGENRAEASLLRARALNPMVDVTSEKKAVDDLPDSFFTEFDIVCATGLKQEQLERINNACRDCNKKFLCGDVWGMFGYMFTDLVDHEYSEEIVQHKAVKRGPDDSEKNARETVTITVKRRAIYVPLQNALSADWSKPELRSRLRRGDPSYFVMKILLRFRDEYNRNPDPAKRKADTEIIFKMRNELVKELNLPAGFVSDAILTDVFGIVSGAAAVMGGVIGQEIVKAVSQREPPHNNMFFFNPVKCVGFVELYGQ